AGTTGCCGACGAGGACAGAGACACCCATTCCGGATATCTCGTCGGAGTACTCCTTCATCTCTCCGACGTTCGTTACTCTATATACTTCGCCGTCGTCGTTCCTCCCGTGTTCCTCACGTCCGGCGTCGTGGACGATCCCGACGGGAACCTCGTCGTCGAGTTCTTCCTGTAGGATATCTGCCGCCTCGTCGTACCCCGTCCAGCAGTTGTAGAGGAGTATCACGAAGTCGGACCTCGCGGCGTTCCTGAGACGGTCTTCTATGACGTCCCAGTCGCGCCATTTGTCCGACAGGCTCACCGTCGCGAAGTCTCCCGACAGCGGTGCTCCGAGGTCGGCGGAGACACTCATCCCCGCGGTGACGCCCTCGACTATCTCGACGTCGACGTCGGTCGTGTCGGCGTGCTCTAGAACCTTGAAGACGAGATCCGACTTGCCGTAGGTGTTGGGATCGCCCCCGCTGACGTGTGCGACGTCCTGCCCCTCTCGGACACGTGCTATCGCCTCGTAGGCGAGTTCGACCTGTCTTCCCATCGACGACTTGACGAGAAGCTGACCGTCACCCTCGTCTCCCGTGTCGATGTAGTCGGCGTATCCGCTGTCGAGCGTGGTTATGAAGGCGTCTATGCCCTCGTCCTCGACCTTCTCCTCAGCCTCCGAGAGTGTAGCACCCTCGACGTAGAGAGCACCTCCGGGGGTAGTCGTGACCTCTAAACGCCCTTCTTCTCCCGTGTCCTCGTCTATCGGGAAGGGGTCTTCGTCAGCGAGTTCCTCTATCCTCTCGTCGTCTGTGATCTTGTTCCCGATCACGTCGTCGAGACGGAGGAACTTCTGGTAGAGCGACGAAGCCACTACGACCTCCGAGTCGCGTATCACGTCACGCGCCTCCTGTGTCATCTTGTCGGGGACTCCGGGTCCTATTCCTACGATGTATAATGTTCCTTCACTCATTCTTATTCAGCTACTGCCACAGTTACCGCCTTGTGGTAGGCGTTCTTTTCGAGTACGAGTTGCCTCTGTCTGCTTCCAGCGAGAGCCGACGACTCGGCGACCCCAGGCCAGCCCACGAGATCCTCGGCACGTGAGTCGCTGGGTCCGACGTGGCTCTGAAGAGTCTCCTTGTCGAATGTCACGACACCGACGTCGAGCTGGCGCGCGGCTTCGAGTATGCCCTCCTCGTCCTCCTTCTTCGTCGCGGTGGCTATGAACTCGATGTCCTCGACATCTCTTCCGATCTCTCCGAGAGCCGTCTCTACGGCGTCCTTGACGTCGTCTGTCTCGACGTCGCTGACCGCACCAACTCCGACGACTACTCCTTCGTTCTCATCCTTGTTTCTCTTGAGAACTGTGACGTCGTCGCCCACGAGAACCGCACGTGGACCTTCGAGACGTTCCACGGCGTCGAGTTCGTCGTTGAGGACGGCGAGGTTAGTCTTCACAGTCGAGTCTCCGTTGACTACGTGGGCGTCGAGTGCCTTAGCCTTCGACTCGACCGACTGCTTCCCCGCGACCTCGCTCGCTGTCGTCATCGTCGGGACAGCACCCAGCTTTTCGAGATCCTTAGCGACCTGGTTCGCGCCGTGGTGTCCTCCCGTGATGGGTATCGCCCACGTAAGCTCCTCGTCTGTGACGACTATACCGGGGTCGTCCCATTTTGACTCAAGCAGAGGAGCGATCTTTCTGACCGCGATTCCACTCGCCATCAGACCTATGAAGGCGTCGTAGTCCCTCCAGTTCTCCTCGAAGACATCCGAGTGGTACTCTACGACGTCGACCGTCTCGTACTCCGACTCTATCCCCTGCTTTACGTCTTCGGCTGTCTCCATCTTCCTCTCGAACGAGATAATAGCGACGTCCTTTGCGACCTCTCCCTCGGAGTCGGGATCAGAACTCACGTCTGACCCTCCTCTTTGTCCTTCTGTTCGTAGTCGTCGCTGTCATTATCCGAAGCCCAGTCGCCGTAGAGGTACGACCTCTCGTATCCGCTTCCCTCGACAGCCTCTCCTATCATTACGAGCGCCGACGCACGGTAGCCCGCCTCCTCGACCTTGTCGCCTATGTCCTCGATAGTTCCGAGTATGACGTCCTCGTCGGGCCACGAGGCGTGGTAGACGACTGCGACGGGAGTCTCGGGGTCGTGTCCGTCGTCCAAGAGACGTTCCATAGTCTCTGAGACTGCGTGTGTACCGAGGTAGATACACGTCGTGACGTCTCCCATCTCGACGAAGTCGCTTATGTGATCCTCTTCCTCTGAGAGCGTCTTGCCCTGTGGACGAGTGAATGCGACGTGGTTGGACACCTCGTTGAGAGTAAGCTGTGTCCGGAGCGTCGCCGCGGCGGCGAAAGCCGATGTCACACCCGAGACGAAGTAGGTCGGGACTCCCTCTTCCTCCAAGGCGTCCATCTGTTCGAGTGCCGCGCCGTAGATCGAGGGGTCTCCCGAGTGGAGACGCACGACGTTCTTTCCTTCGTCGTAGGCGTCCCTCATCAGAGGCACGAGCTCTTCGAGATCCTTACCCACTGAGTTGACCTTCTCGGCGTCGTCACAGTAGAGGTTGAGTATCTCTGAGTTGACGAGTGACCCCGCGTGTACGACGAGGTCTGCGTCCTCCGTAAGCTGCTTTCCGCGAACCGTCATCAAACCCGGGTCTCCGGGTCCCGCTCCTATGAAGGGTATGCCTTCGTCTGTCTCAGTCATGCTGCCTCCGTCTCTGTCTCGGTTTCCGTCTCTGTCTTCGTCCTTTTCGTGTTCTCGTCATCATTCTGTGTCTCGAACTCCTTCGTAGCAGTATCCTTCTCGACACCCCGTCTCTCGGCGTAAGCGAGGGTGTAGTAGTCCCTCTCCTCGACTCTCTCGGGGTCTTCTGTGACTACGGTGTCCCCCTCCTCCATGTAGAGACGTCTTCCGAAGACGACGTCGTAGCCCGCGTCGTCGAGCTTCGTCGCCGTCTCGGGGGCGTCGGTGACCTTGAACAGAACCATCCGGTCGTTCTCAGTCGGCGCGTCGCCGTCGCTCGCCTCGTGGAGTCCGAGGCTAGAGCCCGCCTCTATCTCGACACCCAGAGCCGTCGCGAAAGCAGTCACGCTACTGACGCCGGGTATTATCTCGACGTCGACCTCGGGATGGAAGGCGTCGAGTGTCCTCCTGAGATGTCCGAAAGTAGAGTAGATATTGGGATCGCCGAGTGTCGCGAACGCGGCGTCTTGGTCCTCCGCAGTCGAAGCGACCTCGTCTGCGGCTTCCTTCCACGCCTCCCTGAGCTTCTCGGGGTCGCGAGTCATGGGAAAGTCGAGGTCTCCTATCTTGTCCTCCGAGACGTACTCGGTCACGACGCGTTTCGAGAGACGTCCCGGCGTGTAGACGACGTCTGCGTCTTCGAGGGCTTCCCTCCCGCCGATAGTCAGGAGGTCTTTCCTACCGGGTCCTAAGCCGACTCCGTAGACTGTCACTCGTCTCCCTCCTCGTTCGCGTTCTGGTTACCCTTACCTCCGTCACACGATCCGACTACCATGTATGTCTGTGTGTTGGGCTTGAAAGCCGTCTGTCCCACTAACTCCCTTCCCTTCGAGACCTGTATGTGGAAGCTCTCTTCGAGTATCTCTCTTTCCCTGAACTCCGATACCATCTCTGCCGCAGTTTCGAGACGTGCGGCGTTCATCACTACCTTTCTGACTCCCTTTTCCTCTAAGAGATCCAGAACAGACTCGAATCTGCGTGACCCTCCTATAAAAGCGACGTCGGGTTC
The window above is part of the Candidatus Afararchaeum irisae genome. Proteins encoded here:
- a CDS encoding SAM-dependent methyltransferase yields the protein MSEGTLYIVGIGPGVPDKMTQEARDVIRDSEVVVASSLYQKFLRLDDVIGNKITDDERIEELADEDPFPIDEDTGEEGRLEVTTTPGGALYVEGATLSEAEEKVEDEGIDAFITTLDSGYADYIDTGDEGDGQLLVKSSMGRQVELAYEAIARVREGQDVAHVSGGDPNTYGKSDLVFKVLEHADTTDVDVEIVEGVTAGMSVSADLGAPLSGDFATVSLSDKWRDWDVIEDRLRNAARSDFVILLYNCWTGYDEAADILQEELDDEVPVGIVHDAGREEHGRNDDGEVYRVTNVGEMKEYSDEISGMGVSVLVGNSKTEVWEADDRDYLVTPRGGRDIEDF
- a CDS encoding cobalt-factor II C(20)-methyltransferase, whose translation is MTVYGVGLGPGRKDLLTIGGREALEDADVVYTPGRLSKRVVTEYVSEDKIGDLDFPMTRDPEKLREAWKEAADEVASTAEDQDAAFATLGDPNIYSTFGHLRRTLDAFHPEVDVEIIPGVSSVTAFATALGVEIEAGSSLGLHEASDGDAPTENDRMVLFKVTDAPETATKLDDAGYDVVFGRRLYMEEGDTVVTEDPERVEERDYYTLAYAERRGVEKDTATKEFETQNDDENTKRTKTETETETETEAA
- the cbiG gene encoding cobalt-precorrin 5A hydrolase, yielding MSSDPDSEGEVAKDVAIISFERKMETAEDVKQGIESEYETVDVVEYHSDVFEENWRDYDAFIGLMASGIAVRKIAPLLESKWDDPGIVVTDEELTWAIPITGGHHGANQVAKDLEKLGAVPTMTTASEVAGKQSVESKAKALDAHVVNGDSTVKTNLAVLNDELDAVERLEGPRAVLVGDDVTVLKRNKDENEGVVVGVGAVSDVETDDVKDAVETALGEIGRDVEDIEFIATATKKEDEEGILEAARQLDVGVVTFDKETLQSHVGPSDSRAEDLVGWPGVAESSALAGSRQRQLVLEKNAYHKAVTVAVAE
- a CDS encoding cobalt-precorrin-4/precorrin-4 C(11)-methyltransferase, whose translation is MTETDEGIPFIGAGPGDPGLMTVRGKQLTEDADLVVHAGSLVNSEILNLYCDDAEKVNSVGKDLEELVPLMRDAYDEGKNVVRLHSGDPSIYGAALEQMDALEEEGVPTYFVSGVTSAFAAAATLRTQLTLNEVSNHVAFTRPQGKTLSEEEDHISDFVEMGDVTTCIYLGTHAVSETMERLLDDGHDPETPVAVVYHASWPDEDVILGTIEDIGDKVEEAGYRASALVMIGEAVEGSGYERSYLYGDWASDNDSDDYEQKDKEEGQT